The Mycoplasma sp. 1654_15 genome contains a region encoding:
- a CDS encoding MFS transporter, with protein sequence MKIKILEKLKSFTWQQILALIILAAADVFVIAAPYYIKNIVPNLHLYLGINEDDVARLTAIIGWVTLATQLPGGFLANRFSSRKLLFLAILSTGILTFWFGSIILTNKELGREAAMVQYSIVFGLWGISSTLIFWTPLWKLVSQQSTKENQGLAYGIQGTANGIIGFIFVFLIGLIITSVWYSNPAENNSTTPFSVYAFLIASFLVITSFLVLFLVPEKPLDKSNISEISWEKFKKTIFQVWQSLKNWKLWMLSFFVMGMYTFQSVFAYYLLQMLQNAFLAPVILVTVLGGVRTYALRFAVSSYIGYLADKFKSYILFLIFVSVIGLVLVLFIILLAFISQDYATVVVVLSSILFLLIGVLSWAMVTLRYSQVGEIEIGKNNYASSIGILSFIGFSTDAWLYEITGAVGKSYTKEGQSNTSVEGYQIILAITLAITLVGVLCALVVFIANTIEMKKLGKTNYRWRELDNA encoded by the coding sequence ATGAAAATTAAAATTTTAGAAAAATTAAAATCTTTTACATGACAACAAATTTTAGCTTTAATAATACTAGCTGCAGCAGACGTTTTTGTTATTGCTGCTCCTTATTACATTAAAAATATAGTTCCAAATTTACACCTTTATTTAGGAATTAACGAAGACGATGTTGCTAGATTAACAGCAATAATTGGTTGAGTTACATTAGCAACTCAATTACCTGGTGGTTTTTTAGCAAATAGATTCAGTTCGCGAAAACTTTTATTTTTAGCTATATTATCAACAGGTATTTTGACGTTCTGGTTTGGTTCAATAATTTTAACCAACAAAGAACTTGGGCGTGAAGCTGCAATGGTACAGTATTCTATAGTATTTGGTCTTTGAGGAATAAGTTCAACTTTAATTTTTTGAACACCACTTTGAAAACTAGTTTCTCAACAAAGTACAAAGGAAAATCAAGGATTAGCATATGGAATTCAAGGAACAGCTAACGGAATAATTGGATTCATTTTTGTCTTTTTAATAGGCTTGATTATCACTTCAGTTTGATATAGTAATCCAGCAGAAAATAATTCAACAACTCCATTTTCAGTTTACGCTTTTTTAATCGCTTCATTTTTAGTAATTACTTCTTTTTTAGTTCTATTTTTAGTACCAGAAAAACCTTTAGACAAATCAAATATAAGTGAAATTAGCTGAGAAAAATTTAAAAAAACAATTTTCCAAGTGTGACAATCACTAAAAAATTGAAAACTTTGAATGCTTTCATTTTTTGTAATGGGGATGTACACATTCCAGTCAGTTTTTGCTTATTATTTATTACAAATGCTACAAAATGCTTTCTTAGCACCTGTTATTTTAGTAACAGTCTTAGGAGGAGTTAGAACCTATGCACTAAGATTTGCTGTAAGTTCATACATCGGATATTTAGCTGACAAATTTAAAAGCTACATTCTATTTTTAATTTTTGTCTCAGTTATAGGTTTAGTGCTTGTTTTATTCATTATTTTACTTGCATTTATTAGTCAAGATTATGCAACGGTAGTTGTTGTATTATCTTCAATTTTATTTTTATTAATTGGTGTTTTATCTTGAGCAATGGTGACATTAAGATATTCACAAGTTGGAGAAATTGAAATAGGAAAAAACAACTACGCTTCTTCAATAGGAATTTTATCTTTTATAGGTTTTTCAACAGATGCTTGATTGTACGAAATTACAGGAGCTGTAGGAAAAAGCTATACAAAAGAAGGTCAATCAAATACAAGTGTAGAAGGATATCAAATAATATTGGCTATTACATTAGCAATTACTTTAGTTGGAGTTTTATGTGCTTTAGTAGTCTTTATTGCAAATACAATTGAAATGAAAAAATTAGGTAAAACTAACTACAGATGAAGGGAATTAGATAATGCTTAA
- the ruvA gene encoding Holliday junction branch migration protein RuvA, protein MEIYKFGKIVSKSKNYLILEQNYVGHLIYVPNIERFEKDESKKVYVYNYENEYSKTTYGFENFRERILFEDLISVQGIGPKTAIAILNQGWENAMSYIADGDWKKISEFPYLNLKNAKQIVFEFQNKYIKIFQNYQKNLNKDKPINNEEELTFNSKTVLEDKIAKELEDTLKILGFQKKQINYALSKVQANSDFELLVEEAIKLISNAREFRN, encoded by the coding sequence ATGGAAATTTATAAATTTGGAAAAATAGTTTCCAAAAGTAAAAATTATTTAATTTTAGAACAAAACTATGTAGGTCATTTAATTTATGTACCTAACATAGAAAGATTTGAAAAAGATGAAAGCAAAAAAGTTTATGTTTATAACTATGAAAATGAATATTCTAAAACAACATATGGATTTGAAAATTTTAGGGAAAGAATTTTATTTGAAGATCTAATTTCTGTTCAAGGAATTGGTCCAAAAACTGCTATTGCAATACTAAATCAAGGATGAGAAAATGCAATGTCATATATAGCTGATGGAGATTGAAAGAAAATAAGTGAGTTTCCTTATTTAAATTTAAAAAATGCTAAACAAATTGTTTTTGAATTTCAAAACAAGTACATAAAAATATTTCAAAACTACCAGAAAAACTTGAACAAAGATAAACCAATTAACAATGAAGAGGAACTCACATTTAATTCAAAAACTGTTTTAGAAGACAAAATCGCAAAAGAACTTGAAGATACTTTAAAAATTCTTGGATTTCAAAAGAAACAAATTAATTATGCACTTTCTAAAGTTCAAGCAAACAGCGACTTTGAACTTTTAGTAGAAGAAGCAATTAAGTTGATTTCAAATGCAAGAGAATTTAGAAATTAG
- a CDS encoding cation-translocating P-type ATPase gives MKKNKETNQVLLQKIEFNNIKEIDINKGLNDKQIKENQAKYGKNLIPEKKPKSLFMNIIDQLKDPLVFLLLIVVIISFSITLYSYVNNLIDSKEQVVAFAEPLVILFIIVLNVIFKLMQEIKTKKAISSLKNMNFSVVKVIRNNQEQVIETSEILVGDILLLELGNVVPADGLVLEQSKLKVQEAMLTGESESVYKKNFSFKNEAEFSQNEYFLFSGSTITSGKCKLLVTAIGKDTKLGNIASLISNTKEVLSPMQQKIIKLSKFIGIFATILSLIFFFSLIFIKEQGNFANWQTALIISLTIAIGVIPEGLVPLVTISLIIGVKKLAKQNVLVKDITSIETLGNVSVICTDKTGTLTENKMKLIDTFIYQVNQEKFWTLASLCTDAIFDSENLENKSIGDPEEILILEHSQQLGINKNFLMNSFPRIFEIPFNSQRKMMSVVNKIYNKFVLIAKGAPEIILSKSINVNADILKTYEEFNEQGYRIFALAYKEILGEIDEQKLENEEQNLYFAGFIIMQDNPRQGIKNVIEKLHNANIQTVMITGDHAKTANSIARQINLITSEQQSLSKEQWNALNEEKWSKNIENYRVYSRTTPEDKIKIVSAWQDKKHIVAMLGDGVNDAPALKKSNVGFAMGITGSDVTKQVSNVVLADDNFTTTYTAIKNGRNVINNIKILLIYLLIANLCALLISFFGLFIFKENIFSALQILWINVVSETVGGIAIGLSNISKPVMNKTFLENNKSLFNKEIIFKILILSILITTITLISYFLGKEFIANTLLTEEQQAIFASSTSFITISIALSLNSFILVVNKPLMLEKWSKSKYLNIGFLLSLLSIIFISFTPGLNTIFHMNFFFELQSNNDDIATKTIILSIFFGFLIFILDQIWKICFFIIEKRKKLV, from the coding sequence ATGAAAAAAAATAAAGAAACCAACCAAGTGTTATTGCAAAAAATAGAATTCAATAACATTAAAGAAATAGATATAAATAAAGGGTTAAATGATAAACAAATAAAGGAAAATCAAGCAAAATACGGGAAAAACTTGATTCCTGAAAAAAAACCCAAATCATTATTTATGAACATTATAGATCAGTTAAAAGACCCTTTAGTTTTTTTGCTATTAATAGTGGTTATTATATCTTTTTCTATCACTTTGTATTCATATGTAAATAATTTAATAGATTCTAAAGAACAAGTTGTTGCATTTGCTGAACCTTTAGTTATTTTGTTTATTATAGTATTAAATGTAATCTTTAAATTAATGCAAGAAATCAAGACCAAAAAAGCCATTTCATCATTAAAAAATATGAATTTTTCTGTTGTAAAGGTTATAAGAAATAATCAAGAGCAAGTAATTGAAACTAGCGAAATTTTGGTAGGAGATATTTTGCTATTAGAGCTGGGAAATGTAGTACCAGCAGATGGTTTGGTTTTAGAACAGTCTAAATTAAAAGTTCAAGAAGCTATGTTAACAGGAGAATCTGAATCAGTTTATAAAAAGAATTTTTCCTTCAAAAATGAAGCAGAATTCAGCCAAAATGAATATTTTTTATTTTCAGGCTCTACAATCACATCTGGAAAATGTAAGTTGCTAGTTACAGCCATAGGTAAGGATACAAAGTTAGGAAATATTGCTTCTTTAATTTCAAATACAAAAGAAGTTTTATCTCCAATGCAACAAAAAATTATTAAATTATCAAAATTTATAGGTATTTTTGCAACAATTTTAAGTTTAATATTCTTCTTTTCACTTATTTTTATAAAAGAGCAAGGTAATTTTGCTAACTGACAAACTGCTTTGATAATATCTCTAACAATAGCTATAGGAGTAATTCCAGAAGGTCTAGTGCCTTTAGTTACTATTAGTTTAATTATTGGTGTTAAAAAACTAGCCAAACAAAATGTATTAGTTAAAGATATAACTTCTATTGAAACCTTAGGGAATGTTTCAGTTATTTGTACAGATAAAACAGGAACTTTAACTGAAAACAAAATGAAGTTAATTGATACCTTTATTTATCAAGTAAATCAAGAAAAATTTTGAACACTTGCCAGTTTGTGTACTGATGCTATTTTTGATTCTGAAAATTTAGAAAATAAATCAATTGGTGATCCAGAAGAAATTTTGATTTTAGAACACAGCCAGCAATTAGGTATAAACAAAAATTTTCTTATGAATTCCTTTCCAAGAATATTCGAAATTCCCTTTAATTCACAAAGAAAAATGATGTCAGTGGTTAATAAAATCTATAATAAATTTGTTCTAATAGCTAAAGGTGCACCTGAAATAATTTTAAGTAAATCAATAAATGTAAATGCTGATATTTTAAAAACTTACGAAGAATTTAATGAACAAGGTTATCGTATTTTTGCTCTTGCTTACAAAGAAATTTTAGGAGAAATAGACGAACAAAAGCTTGAAAATGAAGAACAAAACCTTTATTTTGCAGGTTTTATTATAATGCAAGATAATCCAAGACAAGGTATAAAAAATGTTATAGAAAAACTTCACAACGCTAATATTCAAACAGTGATGATTACAGGAGATCATGCAAAAACCGCTAATTCAATTGCAAGACAAATAAATTTAATTACTTCAGAACAACAAAGCTTATCAAAAGAACAATGAAATGCATTAAATGAAGAAAAATGAAGCAAAAATATAGAAAATTACAGAGTATATTCAAGAACCACTCCTGAAGATAAAATAAAAATCGTTTCAGCTTGACAAGACAAAAAACATATTGTTGCTATGTTAGGTGATGGAGTAAATGATGCGCCTGCATTAAAAAAATCTAATGTTGGTTTTGCAATGGGAATTACAGGTTCAGATGTAACTAAACAGGTTTCTAACGTAGTTTTAGCTGACGATAATTTTACAACAACATATACAGCAATTAAAAATGGAAGAAATGTTATTAATAACATCAAAATTTTGTTAATTTATCTTTTAATTGCTAATTTATGTGCATTATTAATTTCTTTTTTTGGATTGTTTATTTTTAAAGAAAATATTTTTTCAGCTTTACAAATTTTATGAATTAATGTTGTTTCAGAAACTGTAGGAGGAATTGCGATTGGTCTTTCTAATATTTCCAAACCAGTAATGAATAAAACTTTTTTAGAAAATAACAAAAGTCTTTTTAACAAAGAAATTATTTTCAAAATTTTAATTTTATCAATTTTAATTACAACAATTACTCTAATAAGTTATTTTTTAGGAAAAGAATTTATTGCAAATACACTTTTAACTGAAGAACAACAAGCAATTTTTGCTTCTTCTACTTCTTTTATAACTATTTCGATAGCTCTTTCTTTAAACAGCTTTATTTTAGTAGTAAATAAGCCATTAATGCTTGAAAAATGAAGCAAAAGTAAGTATTTGAATATAGGTTTTTTACTTAGTTTATTATCAATAATATTTATAAGTTTTACACCAGGTCTTAATACAATTTTTCACATGAATTTTTTCTTCGAATTACAATCAAACAATGATGATATAGCGACAAAGACAATAATTCTTTCAATTTTCTTTGGTTTTTTAATTTTCATACTTGATCAAATCTGAAAAATTTGCTTTTTTATCATAGAAAAAAGAAAAAAATTAGTATAA
- the ruvB gene encoding Holliday junction branch migration DNA helicase RuvB, with translation MQENLEIRPKNFEQFIGQQKLIETLKVLISSSKKRKKPLDHILFYGSPGTGKTTLANILANETQSKIKYIQGPLLEKKSDILSMLANVEKGHIIFIDEIHSINKNIEELLYSAMEEFVIDIQIGVEGESKIMRMKLPEFTLVGASTKISSISLPLKNRFGLTAKIYEYTGQEMKQIIKNSSNILGIEIASELIDYMVDFTNKTPRIANNLLKRIRDFAIVEDTKQVSKDIIDKTFNGIGIFLNGLNLQNIEYLNLLANVFKRKTVSLDVICGILKETKDNIINNIEPILLQLELIEKTSRGRRITQKGLDYLIDVKK, from the coding sequence ATGCAAGAGAATTTAGAAATTAGACCAAAAAACTTTGAACAATTTATTGGACAACAAAAATTAATCGAGACACTAAAAGTTTTAATTTCTTCTTCAAAAAAAAGAAAAAAACCTCTAGACCATATTCTTTTCTATGGTTCACCTGGAACAGGAAAAACTACTTTAGCAAACATATTAGCTAATGAAACACAATCAAAAATAAAGTATATTCAAGGTCCTTTGTTAGAGAAGAAATCTGATATTTTGTCAATGTTAGCAAATGTCGAAAAAGGGCATATTATTTTCATCGATGAAATTCATTCCATTAACAAAAACATAGAAGAATTGCTTTATTCAGCAATGGAAGAATTTGTTATTGATATTCAAATTGGTGTTGAAGGTGAAAGTAAAATTATGAGAATGAAATTGCCTGAATTTACACTTGTTGGAGCTTCAACTAAAATTTCGTCTATTTCTTTACCTTTAAAAAACAGATTTGGTCTTACTGCTAAAATTTATGAATACACTGGACAAGAAATGAAACAAATTATTAAAAATTCTTCTAATATTTTAGGAATAGAAATTGCTTCTGAACTTATTGATTATATGGTAGATTTTACAAATAAAACTCCGAGAATTGCTAATAATTTGTTAAAGAGAATTCGTGATTTTGCAATTGTAGAAGATACAAAACAAGTTTCAAAAGACATAATAGATAAAACTTTTAATGGAATAGGAATTTTTTTAAATGGCTTAAACTTACAAAATATTGAATATTTAAATTTATTAGCTAATGTTTTTAAAAGAAAAACTGTTTCATTAGATGTTATTTGTGGTATTTTAAAAGAAACCAAAGATAATATCATCAACAATATAGAACCTATTTTATTACAGCTTGAACTCATAGAAAAAACTTCAAGAGGAAGAAGAATTACTCAAAAAGGACTTGATTACTTAATTGATGTAAAAAAATAA
- the smpB gene encoding SsrA-binding protein SmpB has product MKIIAKNKIAYYDYEILETFEAGISLMGWEVKSIRANRVNLKNSFAYFKDLELYWSNAHISLYMTVKGDEQRTRKLLMHKRELRKIHFKKTTSKLTLIPLTLYWKHGKIKLELALAKGKTKYDKRQTEKAKEEKRKIEKILKNYS; this is encoded by the coding sequence ATGAAAATCATTGCAAAAAACAAAATTGCTTACTATGATTATGAAATTTTAGAAACTTTTGAAGCTGGAATTAGTTTAATGGGTTGAGAAGTAAAATCTATTAGAGCTAATAGAGTAAATTTAAAAAATTCTTTTGCTTATTTTAAAGATTTAGAACTATACTGATCAAATGCACACATTTCTTTATATATGACTGTAAAAGGCGATGAGCAAAGAACTAGAAAGCTGTTAATGCACAAAAGAGAATTAAGAAAAATTCACTTTAAAAAGACAACTTCAAAACTGACATTGATTCCATTAACTTTATATTGAAAACATGGCAAAATAAAACTAGAACTTGCATTAGCAAAAGGAAAAACCAAGTATGATAAAAGACAAACTGAAAAAGCAAAAGAAGAAAAAAGAAAAATAGAAAAGATACTAAAAAATTATTCATAA
- a CDS encoding DUF2779 domain-containing protein — MTKKEYITYRQYFNFYTSQPFFVWHTLGNSKSLSDSELEFSDDDEEEDEEKSIWNFDSLLALDEENEGQQKFFEVNYNVFREYPTYFKEYIEKKYPNHKIYTIKSKSTEEKIQETKEAINSNAYDILLFPVFEYRSCIARPDVIFIKDKKISTLKLSTSHKRVDLIKLNWQFWITRRALKDVFRLETISLFILDIFPDMKKYDKPFKEVFNLNIAKNTKSLSKYEDFEEKKVIKQQGMTLEEYEKNPLFLNISNFVKDNIIPSAKGRKTKTIKAEGSFLEIDKAIDAILEAKNQSTIEELSKKDNGDFKKSLFFNEVLSEKHPELSGFSGKFLPAKEIIKTIENPAELNDLKQNEDYKFFNQKNQIWIVESEREKLNNFITNFLIKDARIIWFDFESISLPYPSIDYTLPYQQIVFQVSIIESVNDQIIEKDFDQTNLVFDPINYTWRNFLEIIESIYANKADFYIVFNQGYEKTRLNEMLKIIKIYYDQDNSCVDYYKYEAYVKHIIENIIDLQIPFQQNWIKLSDLKGFYSIKKIEKFITEHKYDTRVKITPYKLLEVKNGMEAMNQGTLRYLNKTGEHVWQKVKKNLQKYCQNDVLAMLMVWSFIQLVLKI, encoded by the coding sequence ATGACTAAAAAAGAATATATAACTTATCGCCAGTATTTTAACTTTTATACTTCTCAACCTTTTTTTGTTTGACACACTCTAGGAAATTCTAAAAGTTTATCTGATAGTGAACTAGAATTTTCAGATGATGACGAAGAAGAAGATGAAGAAAAATCAATTTGAAACTTTGACTCTTTATTAGCGTTAGATGAAGAAAATGAAGGACAACAGAAGTTTTTTGAAGTTAATTACAATGTTTTTAGAGAATATCCAACATATTTTAAAGAATATATTGAAAAAAAATATCCAAATCATAAAATTTACACTATAAAATCAAAAAGCACTGAAGAAAAAATACAAGAAACCAAAGAAGCTATTAATTCAAACGCTTATGATATCCTTCTTTTTCCAGTGTTTGAATACAGATCTTGCATAGCCAGACCAGATGTAATTTTTATAAAAGACAAGAAAATTTCTACATTAAAATTAAGTACTTCACATAAAAGAGTAGACTTAATAAAATTAAACTGACAATTTTGAATTACAAGAAGAGCATTAAAAGATGTCTTTAGATTAGAAACAATATCTTTATTTATTTTAGATATTTTTCCGGATATGAAAAAATATGATAAACCTTTTAAAGAAGTTTTTAATTTAAATATAGCAAAAAATACAAAAAGTTTATCTAAATATGAAGACTTTGAAGAAAAAAAAGTGATAAAACAACAAGGAATGACTTTAGAAGAATACGAAAAAAATCCTTTATTTTTGAACATTTCCAACTTTGTAAAAGATAATATAATACCTTCAGCAAAAGGAAGAAAAACAAAAACCATTAAAGCTGAAGGTTCTTTTTTAGAAATTGATAAAGCAATAGATGCAATTTTAGAAGCTAAAAATCAAAGTACCATTGAAGAATTAAGCAAAAAAGACAATGGAGATTTTAAAAAAAGCCTGTTTTTCAATGAAGTTTTAAGTGAAAAACACCCAGAACTTTCAGGTTTTAGTGGAAAGTTTTTACCTGCAAAAGAAATTATAAAAACTATTGAAAATCCAGCAGAACTAAATGATTTAAAGCAAAATGAAGACTATAAATTTTTTAATCAAAAAAATCAAATTTGAATTGTTGAATCAGAAAGAGAAAAATTAAACAATTTTATAACTAATTTTTTAATCAAAGATGCAAGGATAATCTGATTTGACTTTGAGTCTATTTCTTTACCATATCCAAGCATTGATTACACATTGCCTTATCAACAAATTGTTTTTCAAGTTTCTATTATTGAATCTGTAAATGATCAAATAATAGAAAAAGATTTTGATCAAACAAATTTAGTTTTTGATCCAATTAATTATACATGACGTAATTTTTTAGAAATCATTGAAAGCATTTATGCAAATAAAGCAGATTTTTATATAGTTTTTAATCAAGGCTATGAAAAAACTAGACTAAATGAGATGCTTAAAATTATAAAAATTTATTACGATCAAGATAATTCATGTGTTGATTATTATAAATATGAAGCTTATGTTAAACATATTATTGAAAACATTATTGATCTACAAATTCCTTTTCAACAAAATTGAATCAAGTTATCGGATTTAAAAGGTTTTTATTCTATTAAAAAAATAGAAAAATTCATTACAGAACACAAGTATGATACAAGAGTAAAAATAACACCATATAAATTATTAGAAGTAAAAAATGGTATGGAGGCTATGAATCAAGGAACATTAAGATATTTAAACAAAACCGGAGAACATGTTTGACAAAAAGTCAAAAAAAATTTACAAAAATATTGTCAAAACGACGTTCTTGCTATGTTAATGGTTTGGTCTTTTATTCAATTAGTTCTAAAAATATAA
- a CDS encoding DegV family protein, whose amino-acid sequence MKKLAFIIDSFSGISQDIIDQTDDVELLPLKFILDGQEYLDNQKTFKGEDLFLKIKQAKEFKTSMPSIGLMENVIAKLEKEYENIIVLLIPSYLSSTFSTFHSLIKDNPKFHLIDNHFCGDEYLDIANFALKELKEYSTEFIINFIKDLNENSLNYVIPSDLNHFAKGGRLVSIKKMIINTINSFSIILKITDKEIAFAGIKRTLKGAVKKVASKLKEFAQKNSLENYIFKLIYSGNEVLLNDVIEALKQEDISVEKVQFASAIVATHTGYGAFSIGVFPNLDKWLTKA is encoded by the coding sequence ATGAAAAAATTAGCATTTATTATAGATTCGTTTTCTGGTATTTCACAAGATATTATCGACCAGACTGATGACGTTGAACTTCTACCTCTAAAATTTATTCTAGACGGGCAGGAATATTTAGATAATCAAAAAACTTTTAAAGGTGAAGACTTATTTTTGAAGATAAAACAAGCTAAGGAATTTAAAACTTCTATGCCTTCTATTGGGCTAATGGAAAACGTGATTGCAAAGCTTGAAAAAGAATATGAGAATATAATTGTTCTTCTTATTCCTTCATATTTATCTTCTACTTTTTCAACTTTTCATTCACTAATCAAAGACAATCCAAAATTTCATTTAATTGATAATCACTTTTGTGGTGATGAATATTTAGATATAGCAAATTTTGCTTTAAAAGAATTGAAAGAATACTCAACTGAATTTATCATTAATTTCATTAAAGACTTAAATGAAAACTCTTTAAACTATGTTATTCCTTCTGATTTAAATCATTTTGCTAAAGGTGGTAGATTAGTTTCTATCAAGAAAATGATAATCAACACAATTAATAGTTTTTCAATCATTTTAAAAATAACAGATAAAGAAATTGCATTTGCAGGAATTAAAAGAACTCTAAAAGGTGCAGTTAAAAAAGTGGCTTCAAAATTGAAGGAATTTGCTCAAAAAAACTCTCTTGAAAATTATATTTTTAAACTTATATATTCAGGTAATGAAGTTTTACTAAATGATGTAATTGAAGCTCTTAAGCAAGAGGATATCAGTGTTGAAAAAGTACAGTTTGCTTCTGCTATTGTAGCAACTCATACAGGTTATGGTGCATTTTCAATTGGAGTTTTTCCAAACTTAGATAAATGATTAACAAAAGCTTAA
- the glpO gene encoding type 2 glycerol-3-phosphate oxidase, translating to MKTLSFDVLIIGSGIVGSTIAYELSKYKIKLALLEKNPSFANETTATNSGIIHCGYDAEPNTLKAKLNVIGNKLWQEKIFTKIKFPRKQADSVVIAFDEQEKAELQHLYNKGIQNNLNPKALKILDEKATKKQFPNLNPLVIGSLVCANSWIIDPQKASLAFLQVAKNNQAQLFENTKVEKIEFKNNFFFVQTNKQDVEFKAKVVINASGIFADEIAKLAGFAEFEQRFLKGQYLILPSVNNKNIESIFFMTPTKYGKGVIVTKKLDGTIMVGPTAQEHKSREQAKTLNINLIKKIQEIGQKIFPELDFSDIITTYAASRSIDVATNDFIIKSADENPSFINVAGMQSPALSSAPAIAKEVKKLVLKAKISLVLKEDFTEKAEIL from the coding sequence ATGAAAACTCTTTCATTCGATGTTTTAATAATAGGTTCTGGCATTGTAGGAAGCACAATAGCTTATGAACTTTCTAAATATAAGATTAAACTAGCACTTTTAGAAAAAAATCCTTCTTTTGCAAACGAAACTACAGCTACTAACTCAGGAATTATTCACTGTGGATATGACGCAGAACCTAACACATTAAAAGCAAAACTAAATGTTATTGGAAACAAACTTTGACAAGAAAAAATATTTACAAAAATAAAATTTCCTAGAAAACAAGCAGATTCTGTAGTTATAGCTTTTGATGAACAAGAAAAAGCAGAATTACAACATTTATACAACAAAGGAATTCAAAATAATTTAAATCCAAAAGCTCTTAAAATTCTTGACGAAAAAGCAACTAAAAAACAATTTCCTAATTTAAATCCTTTGGTAATAGGTTCTTTAGTTTGCGCAAATTCTTGAATTATTGATCCACAAAAAGCTTCATTAGCATTTTTACAAGTAGCCAAAAATAATCAAGCTCAATTATTTGAAAATACCAAAGTAGAGAAAATAGAATTTAAAAATAACTTCTTTTTTGTTCAAACAAACAAACAAGATGTTGAATTTAAAGCCAAAGTTGTTATAAATGCATCAGGAATTTTTGCAGATGAAATTGCAAAACTAGCAGGTTTTGCTGAATTTGAACAAAGATTTTTAAAAGGTCAATATTTGATTTTGCCCTCAGTTAATAATAAAAATATTGAATCAATTTTCTTTATGACGCCTACTAAATATGGAAAAGGTGTGATTGTTACAAAAAAACTTGATGGAACAATAATGGTTGGACCAACTGCACAAGAACATAAATCAAGAGAACAAGCAAAAACACTAAACATTAATTTAATCAAAAAGATTCAAGAAATTGGACAAAAAATCTTCCCAGAACTAGATTTTTCCGACATAATAACTACATATGCTGCTTCTCGTTCGATCGATGTTGCAACTAATGACTTTATAATCAAATCAGCTGATGAAAATCCTTCATTTATCAACGTCGCGGGTATGCAATCGCCAGCACTTTCTTCAGCACCTGCAATAGCAAAAGAAGTTAAAAAGTTAGTTTTAAAAGCAAAAATTAGTTTAGTACTTAAAGAAGACTTTACTGAAAAAGCCGAGATATTATAA
- a CDS encoding glycerophosphodiester phosphodiesterase family protein — translation MLKNKQLLLAHRGFSAIAPENTKLAFDLAYEFCFDGVELDVHLTKDKQLVIIHDENTKRTSLRSKEISDSTFSELEQEDVAAFFKLKTQRQKILSLEEFLDLYLEKFSVVNIEIKTDQKEYKGIENQIDKLMKKYDSKLVEKIIFSSFNFESLQKLYDLNHNYNLGFLFWTKTQLTKIEKSRILKICKYLHPWTKIYIKEAKRINSFKLPLNLWTSSASEFEIFKKDKKVYSQISNYKLES, via the coding sequence ATGCTTAAAAATAAACAATTACTTTTAGCACACAGAGGTTTTTCAGCTATTGCTCCTGAAAATACAAAATTAGCTTTTGATTTAGCATATGAATTTTGCTTTGATGGTGTTGAATTAGATGTTCATTTAACCAAAGACAAACAACTAGTTATAATTCATGATGAAAATACAAAAAGAACTTCATTAAGAAGCAAAGAGATATCAGATTCAACTTTTTCTGAACTTGAGCAAGAAGACGTAGCAGCCTTTTTTAAACTTAAAACACAAAGACAAAAAATTCTTTCTTTAGAAGAATTTTTAGACCTTTATTTAGAAAAATTTTCTGTTGTTAATATTGAAATCAAAACAGATCAAAAAGAATATAAAGGCATTGAAAATCAAATTGATAAGTTAATGAAAAAGTATGATTCAAAGCTAGTAGAAAAAATTATTTTTTCTTCTTTTAACTTCGAATCTCTTCAAAAACTCTATGATTTAAATCACAATTACAATTTAGGTTTTCTATTCTGAACTAAAACACAACTTACTAAAATAGAAAAATCAAGAATCTTAAAAATTTGCAAATACTTACATCCTTGAACAAAAATATACATAAAAGAAGCAAAACGTATTAATTCATTTAAATTACCACTTAATTTATGAACATCTTCTGCTAGTGAATTTGAAATATTTAAAAAAGACAAAAAAGTATATAGTCAAATTTCTAACTATAAATTAGAAAGCTAA